GGCTACTACCAAATTGACAAACGTTTGGATATGCTGGCTGCGGAAATTAAACCGACTTCCCAAGATGGCACAAGTTACCTAAATATGGCTAACTATGCCGCCTCTTTGGGCTTGAAAGTTTCCATGCGTACAGGAATGACCCTAGAAGAACTCAAAAAACATATTGACCAAAAAGAACCCGTACTGCTGGCCATTCAAGCTTGGTCCGACACAAAAGGCAGCTATGGTTCTTACCAGAGTGAAGACGGTCATTATGTTGTCGCCGTTGGCTATGACGAAAACAACGTCTATTTTATGGACCCTTCTACCCTAGGGCATTACACCTATATTCCTATAGCAGAATTCATCACCCGTTGGCATGATTACGATTCCTTCGAAAATACCCCCATCAATCGCTTCGGCCTGATTTTGACCAAACCGCAGACGGCCCCCTATAATCCCGAAGTAATTACGCCGCTTGACTAATACCAAAAGGAGCTGACACTACATGCCGAAGTTTAAACTTTCTCAGGTCCAAGCGCTTTGGTTCGCCATTCTCTTGGCCCTGTTTCTTGCACCTGCCGATGCGTTAGCCAATCCGGCGGCGACAGCCGATAAAACAGATCGTCCATCGGCTGTCGTAGAACGTTGTTCTTCTATCATCGTCGGCAAAGAAGCCACCAAGGACGGCTCCGTACTCCTAGCCCACAACGAAGACCTGGCAAACTATTGCGCGCATCACTACGTGTATGCGCCTCACGCCAAACACCTGCCCGGCGAAACCGTAACTCTCTTTGGCGGAACCATCGTCCCGCAGCCTGCCGAAACCTATGGCTACTCCGCCACCAAAATTTTCGACAAAGCCTACTCTCCTGGAGATATTACTAGCGGCGTCAACGAACATCAGGTAGCCATCGCCAACAATATGTCCTACCGCCGCGAAGCTCCCGCCACGCTGCCAATAGAAGGCCGCATCATCTGGACGGAGCTAACGCAATTGGCCCTGGAACGGGCTAAAACCGCCCGGGAAGCTGTGGAAATCATCGGCGACCTGGTACACACCTATAAGCTGGGCGGAGATTCAGGCGCCATGTTCGCCGTCACCGACGTCAAAGAAGGCTGGTGGGTAGAGGTGACCTTGGAAGGACAATGGGCCGCCCAACGAGTGCCGGACAATTCCTTTGGCGTCAGAGCCAACATCTTCCGCATCGGCGAAATTGATTTTGCAGACTCCGAAAACTTTAAGTATTCCGCCGATGTTGTCAGCTATGCCCAAAGCATGGGCTGGTACAAAGAAGGAGAGCCTTTTCATTTTGCCAAAGCCTATGCCGCCCCGGAAAAACTGAATGACCCCTACAATACCCGCCGTCAATGGCGCGCGGAAGAACTGCTGTCGCAGCAGCCAGCACATCTGACCCCAGTCTCGCTCATCGCCATTTTGCGCGATCATTACGAAGGAACCCCTTATGATTTGACCAACGACTACAAAAAAGGGTCCCCCCATCAGACCGACGAGCGAACCCTCTGCAGCGCCAACACCGAAGTCAGCGTTGTTTGCCAGACAAGATCCTGGCTGCCGACGGAAATCGGCGCTATCACCTGGCGAGCCATGGCCACGCCTTGCACCAGCGTCTTTACGCCCTGGTATTACGGGAATCCAACCATTCCGGAAGCATTTAAAAACGGCACCAACCTCTATACCGAAAACTCCGCCTACTGGACCTTCCGCGATCTGTCCCGTTACGCCGATGTGCGCTACCAAAGCGTGAGCAGCGCCATTCACAAACGCATCGCCCTCTTTGAGCAAAAAGAGTTTGCCGCCCAACCCCAATGGGAACAAGAAGCTCTGCGCCTCTACGGACAAGATAAACAGCAAGCCATTCGCTTCCTCGCAGACACAACCAACAACCTAGCTACGCAATCCGTGCAGTTGGGCGATGCGTTGCGACGCCAATAACCGTGATACTCTATGATATATTTCGACAAACACCTCTACAAAAAAACAGCCTGGCTGCCAATATTGGCAGCCAGCTTCCTGCTTCTGGCCTCGGCAGAAGCTTCGCCGCTCCGAATTACGGGGGACGTTTCCACTACCTATGAAAAAGACTCCTATAGCGACCAGCCAACGATCTCCGGCATCACGCATACTTTGCGGCTTATGTTCGAAAAAGACCTGTCGTCAAATTGGTCAGCCTATACGCGTCTTGGCTGGGAGTACACGTCACAACCCGCCTTAGCTGACTTCAATACCGCTAACGACGCCTACGGCCCGGACCGTCAGGCAGTGACAGCGTTGGATCAATTCGGTCTTATTTATAAAACACCGAATCTCACCTGCAAAATCGGTCGCCAAGAGGCAAGCATCGGCAAAACCGAGTTACTCTACAGCCGCCCCGCCACCTATATCGGGCGCACTTATTTTGTCGACGGCGTCACGGCCGCCGCTTCTGCGGGAAAGTGGGAATTCGACTTCATAGCGGCGCGAGAAGACAACCCTGGTAGCCAAACCAACAAACTGTACGCCCTGCGCACAGGCTACCACCCCGCCACCGGCGTGAACTACGGCTGCACCCTGGCGCAATACCAGTACAGCAGCGGTGAGCGCACCCGCCACTGGGCTGCCGACGCCGCTTGGCAGGTCGGCAAAAGCACGTTTTCTGCTGAATATACCCAAGCGAACGCCGTTTCCGATAACAAAGCCTTGGCGGCTAGTTGGGCCTATGATCTAGATGACAAGAACACGCTCTGCCTCACTGCTTTTCACGTGGAACAAAACGGTGATATGGGCAAACAAACGGGTTTCGATAACGACTGCCGCGGCGTCTACTATGCTCTCACCCGCAAAATTACAAACCGCGATTCCTTGGATATCTTATATGCCAATCAAACATATTTAAGCACCGGACAAAAAAAGCGCAAACTTGTCGCCACCATCAGCCATTCATTTTAAAGGAATCTCTAGGCGTCATGGAAAAACAGCTTCACCAAGAAGCGGTTTCCATGACGTTTTTTATTTGCTCCTCCGAAAGCGTTTTCAGCTTCAACAATTCCTCTGCAACGGCAATAATATGCCGCTGCGTCATAGGTGCGCCAATCGTGCTAAAAGCCATGCGGCAGACACTGTCATGCATTTCATCTTTTTGCTGCTCGCTCATTCTCCCCAGAAGACGCTCAAATCGCTTCAAGTCCTCCAGCGCACGCGACGTTTCCGGCTCAATCCCCAGAATCAGATTTTCTGCCGCCAATCCGGCTGATAGAATCACGCCTTCCCGGAACAAACGCTGCCCATTTACTTCTTGGGAATCCTCTAAGTCAAAGAGCAGCTCGCCATTATTGCATTCACTACGAAGCTCGCCCCGCGGCTCGATTGTTACATATTCGACTTGCCTCCCCCAGAGCACCGATACCACCGCATGCCCTGCTTCATGAACGGCCATAGTATATACATCCACGCTCCAGCGCCCCTTTCACGCATTAGTCTAGGAAATTGATCTTCTAGCTACGGCCAAGCAATTCCTTTCGCAAGTTTTCTATTTTAGGTGTTTGTAATTTTATAAATATAAGCATTGTCTATGCAAGGAAAATTTCCACATAGGCTCGAACTAGGTATTACAGTAGCAAAAGAACACTATCAGGAGGAGTATGGCTATGAAAACAAAGAAAATGGCAGACGATTTATACATGCTCATATCCCGCCGCCTGTTACTGTTTGTCTACCTCCTTCTATTTTTGATAGCAGTGGCTAGCTTTGATAATCTATTAGCCTTCCGTATAAATTCCTCTTTGGATATTGCAGAAAGAAACCTGCTGACTGTGCAAACGTCCATTGGTGACGCTTCTACGAATGCCGCCAATCATCTGCGCATTTTACAGCATGTAGCTCAGGAAAATTTTTCTGAAAACCGGCCTGCTTCCCTACATCCCCTATTCTTGGCTTTAAAAGAAAACCCAGATAAAAAAAGCTACTCCCTGCAAACACTCCCTGCGCAACTAAAAAAAGAAGACTGCAGCTATTTGGTTGGCGGCGGTACGCTTCCCGATGCGACAAGCTCCAAAGCAAACGAAATAGAGCTTGCTTTGCGGCTTAATCCCTTATTAAAGGATATTAAGCAACAAGTGCCAAGCGCCACTTGGATCTATTACTATTCCGCAAATTATTTTATTAATATGTACCCCTTTGAACCTCAAGCCCTCTTGTGGTCTGATGAATGGATGACCCACCCGCTTTTTTCCGAAACCAAACCAGATAAAAACCCCCAGCGCTTGCTGCGTTGGCATGAAGTTTATGTAGACGAAGCCGGCAAAGGATTGATGACCTCCCTTGTCTCCCCTGTGTTTGATAAACAAGATCACTTTAGGGCTATGGTTGGCATTGACTTCACCCTTGGCAGCTTACGCCAATACTTGAGCGGCCCTGGCTTAGAGATAGGCACTCCCTTATTAGTCGATAATCACGGAAATGTTTTGGCTGATCCAGTTCAGGATATGTTAGCAGAACCGAAAGTTCCTCAATTGCAAGATTTACTGCCGCCTCCATTGCAGGCGAGCGCAAGTACGCTGCTAACACTGCCTGCTAATCAATACCATGATATAGCCGGTTGGAAAGTTTTTGCGATGGACATTGAAAATACGCCGTGGCGCCTTATTTTCATAGTAGATCTAAGCAGCCTCTGGTGGCAAACACTTTCCAGCATGTGGGTTGAAGCACTCGCGCTTTTCCTGTTATTAACAGTCTTAGGCGGAGTAGACCAACGCTATCGTTTATCTCAAAATTTGCTTATGTTTAAAGCCGCTGTGGATAGTAGCATAGCGGCGATCATCATTACCGATATACAAAGCCAAATTCAATATGTAAATGACAGTTTTTCCACCATGACAGGGTATTCTTCTCAAGAAGTTTCAGGCAAAAAAATTAGCCTTTTAAAGTCAGGGCAAACGCCGCAAACAACCTACAGCAATTTATGGAACACGGTTTTATCGGGTAAAAGTTGGAAAAACGAACTGCTAAACCGCAAAAAAGACGGAGCCCTTTATTGGGCAAGCATATTAATCTCTCCGGTTACCAGCAAGCATACCAACCGTTTTTTCATTGTTGTTATGGAAGATATAACCGAAAGAAAATCATTACAAGAACGGCTGCACGCACTTGCTACAACGGACGAACTAACCGGCCTTACTAATCGCCGTCATTTTTTTGAAATTGCCAAAAAAGAATTGGCTCGCGCAGCTCGCTACACCAATCCCACTTCCGTTTTAATGCTTGACATCGATTATTTCAAACAGGTAAACGACACTGCCGGACATGCAGCCGGCGATTTGCTGCTGCAAAAATTTGCGCAGCACTGCTTATCTCTCATTCGTCCTCAAGATTGTTTGAGCCGCTTAGGGGGAGAAGAATTTGCCCTGCTTCTTCCAGAAACAACGCTAGAGCAAGCTTGGATTTTAGGAGAACGCATCAGAAAGTCATTAGAACACGCTCAATTCGCCGTATCCTCAAATGCAACGACAACCATCACCTGCAGCATTGGGGCCGCACAAAAGCTCGACACGGACGACACTTTTGAAGCACTGTTGTCACGGGCCGATGCCGCTTTATACGTCGCTAAAAGCAACGGTCGCAACCTGGTTTGCAAGGCCCCTCAATAAAGGCTCAATAACTTATTCCTATCTTTACTTTTCATCCGTTTTTCACTCCGCTTGGCACATGCCCTGTAGGCACCACCTTAGACGCGCTGACACAATACGTTTGCTGATCATCAAAAAAGATATGCGGATTAAAGCTTTCCAACACAGCCGCCTTATCCAAACCTCCCAGAAAAAATGCCTCATCCACACTGATGCCCCAAGCACGCAGTGTTTTGATGGCACGTTTGTGCGCCGGAGCATCCCGCGCTGTAACCAAAGCCGTTCGAATAGGTTTTTCTTTCTGGTCTGCAAAGATTTTTTGCAAGGTGTTCAGCGCCGCCAGAAACGACTTAAACGGCCCTGCGCCCAAGGGTTCTTCGCTTTTTTCTGTTTCGTGCCGCTTAAACGCTGCCAGTCCATCTGCTTGGAATACCCGCTCCGCTTCATCGCTGAAAAGCACGGCGTCTCCATCAAAAGCAATTCTGATTTCGCTCGAAGCTTCTATTTGCTCTATATACGCCCCTTTATAAATAGTCGCGCTGGCATGACCATTGGCAAGGGCCAATTTTACATCTTCGGCATTGGCGGATAAAAACAGATCCGCCGCAAAAGATTGCAAGTATTTATACGGCGTTCTGCCGCGCGTAAAGGCGGCCCGGGTAATCCCCAGCCCATATTCCTCGATCGCATTAAACACGCGTAGCCCTGTATTGGGATCGTTTTTAGAAATCAAAATGATTTCTACCAGAGCCTCGCCCGTTTCAGGATGGCGCAGCTCTAAAAGACGTTTGATCAAGGGAAAGGCTACCCCTTCAGCAAGAGCTTCATTCTCATGCTGAATTTGATATTCCGTATAGGCGACTTCGCCCTCCTTCTCAAACACCTTGTTGCTTTCATCCAAATCAAAAAGCGCTCTAGATGATATGGCAATGACTAATTTTCCTTCTAATGATACGGCCATCTTTCGCCTCCGTAGTTCTTTAGTAGACTATGCTTTGCTTTTCTAGACACCACTGCGCAATTCCTTTTCAGGCAACGAAAAAGACGCTGCAAAAGCCTTACCCTTTTGCAGCGTCTCTATTTTTAGTAGGAAACGGTTTTGGTATAAGGGGCAATTTTCCCGCCATCCGCCAGTTGATAGGTTTGCCCTCCCAGCCAGCTGTTTTCAATTTCGTCGGCGCTGTAGTAAACAATATGACCATTTGTTTTTATATTGCCAAATCGTTGATCTGCATCTTTAAAAACCGTTACATACGAGTCAGCTTCCACGCTCCATGAAGACCCAGCATCTAGCGTTAGAATCGCTTTTTTAGCTGTATTTTCTTTGTTAATAGCTCCATCTAGTCTTGTATTTTGAGTCAAATTTATAGTAACCGCGCTAAGGCTGTTCGCAAGGATATCGCCTGCAAAGTTTTGTTTAATGCCTGTAAACGTAAAATTCCCGCCGTTAGCGCCAGTTTTCCCCCACCGATCGCTCGTAACTTCCACCAATACACCGCTTGGAAAATTGAGATTGGTATTTTCAAGAGTGGCCTCGGCCTGCGTATTGGTAATATAGAACATCGCTCCCGCCGCTTTGCTTGTCAGCGAGGAGTCCTTGGCACGGAATCGTGCAATGCCGGTATTGGCGTCACCAGAAAAGCTTTGGTATAGCATGACCCCGTTTTTCGCACTGCCTGTTAGGGATGTCGTATTGAGAGTAATGGAATTTTTACCTTCCACGACCGCACATTCACTGCCTGCTGCACTTCCGACACTGTCGCTGACCGTTATATTGCCAGTGGAATACACACAAGGGCTACCCTCGCCACTTGCTGACAATACTGCTTTTGTCACCACAATTGTTCCTTCTCCACGGTCTGTCGCAAGGGGCGCGCAATGGACTCCTTCGGTGATAATATACACATCATCCGCAATAATCGTGCCGTTATAGGTCGCATCAAGGCCCCGGGACGAATTGGCTTTAGTATGGATTTTAACATTCCTAACAATAACTTTTGTTTTATCGCCGGTAGCAAAAATTGCATTAGCTCCTTCGCTATCAGACTGAATTTCACTATCGTAAATTTGAGCGATACTATGGCTTGCCGCTAAAAAAGCAGCATTTTGTCCGTTAAAATTACTGCCATCCTCGCTGGTGGTATTGCCAGTCTTATTCAAGCGCCCCTTTTCCAAAAGCAATTGAGCGCCATTTTTAATAAGAATTGTGTTTTCGTCGCTCTCGTTGGCGCTAATGAACTTCCCTGTCAATTCCCCCTTGCCCCCGTCGAGCATGTACGCTCCCTTAAAAGAACCAACCTCTTTGGCCGGCGCCATCCCTCCCGGCGGCGGCCCCTGCATATCTTCGGCCATAACCGGCGGCATTCCTGAAGATGCTTGCTGTTCTTGAGCACTTCCTATAGAAAATCCCGCCAACATAGAAAGGCCTAACCCGAGCATCCCAATTTGCCTTAATCGTTTATTCATAGGCTGCGCACTCCTTTATAATGCGTTTCTTTTCAATGCTTCTAGTATAGTCTTGTCATGTTTCATTTTTATGACAAAATCGTGTCAGAACTATGCTTGTACTATTCCATCAAAAAAGTATTTTATAAGATTTGCAGGAAATCCCAAAATCAGAACCGAAAAATATTTAGTTATGTAATTTTGTGAGGTGAATCGTTTTGAATCAAAGATCTTGTAAAAACTGCGGCGGGCTCCTGAATGAAGAGGTTCGGTTTTGTCCACATTGCGGGCAAAAATGTCAGACCTACTGCTCCTCTTGCGGCGAGGTTCTCGATCCAGATGCCAAATTTTGCAAACACTGTGGTAACTCCCGTTCCAACGCAAAGGAAAACGAACCTGCGTCAATGCAAGCACAAGCTACGCAGCAGGCGCCACCACAACCATCTGTACTAGAGCGTCTGCGCACTTGGTACGAAACAACGAAATACGCCAAAGTCATTCTCTTGTCGGTACTGGCGGTCGTTCTTGGCATCGGTGTTTCCTTTTACTATTTTTCTTCGATAAGTGAAGACCGCTACTTGACCCGTTGCGGCGAAGCTACGCAGCGTCTTGCTAATGCCAATTCCACCTTAGTAAAAGTATTTGCACCAACGCCTCCTGGGCAAAGCAGCACTCCCCTTTCTCAAACACAGCAAGCGTTGCAAGTACATAAAAACGAATTAGATGAGCTGGCCGGATCCTTTCAAGCAATGCGTCCCCCCAGCAAATTTGAAGAACAGCATCAAAAACTTCTCGAATTATTACGTTTAGAACAATCAATCGTTCAGGAAGCTTTATTAATTCTTCCTAACCCGCTGGCAGCCGAAACAGACAACCTGCTGAACTCGATCAAAGAGCAAAACGAAACGGCCAGAAACTTAGGCGATGCCTTGGCCATCCCCGGCGTTACTTTTCGCATGTCTAATGAAATGACCACATTCCCTAATGAAATAACCTTGTATGTCGAAGGCCAACGAAAAGCGCTGCGTGAAAAACAAGAACTCCTGACGGCCTTAACAAAATTCTTTCAAGAAATGGACGGCCTGATTCAACGTTATGATAATGCCAAAACCGATCTTGGCGGCATGTTGGAAAACTTGCACAAAGGCGGTTATACCTGGGGAGATTATTTCTCTTCCCTAAACCAAGCGAGAGGAATCCGTTCTTCCTTACGCTTTCAAGCAGATCGCTTGATCGCCCCGAAGGGCGCCGAAGAACTAAAACGCCAGTTTAGCGATGTACTAACAACCTCTCTTCGTTATTGTGATATGATGAATGCAGCCGCTCGCGTCGAGCATGGAACTAACTATAATTACGCAGTACCAAAATATAAAGAAGCAAGCGGAGTCAACGAGCAAGTACAAGAATCCTATAGCTCCTTCCGCTCTTTTTATCAATCGGAAAAAGAACGTCTGAGTCATATCGAAAATTTGTAGCTGCAAATTCAACAAAAATCCGTAATCCTCTATTCCCGAGGATTACGGATTTTTTTCAATAAAGCTACCCTTAAAGCCATATATTATCTTTGAAAAAGCACTCGATAACTTTGAATAATCAAAAACGGCGCCAACGCCAACGCCAACGCCAACGCATAGATCGTAACATGTTACGGCGAATTCAATACTGCAATTTCAAAGGTTCTGGACAAAGGAGCGTACCTTAGATTTCCAGAAGCAAACAGCCGCACGCTGCCGCCCAGTTATTTCAGCGTTAGTCAGTCCTTGGCCGCTCACCCCTAGACTATGCATCGTGTCTTCCACAGATTTTTGATAGTAACGATCCATTTTGAGCACCTCCTCGCAGCGTCAATTCAACCGCCAAAATTGATAATTCAAATACGCCGCAAAACAAACCCACCCCAGATATGGAACTAACAGCAACGTCGCCACTTTAGAAACGCGACGGCTGCAAAACATAGTTGCCCCTATAGCCAAGACTAAAAAGGCAATTACCGCAAGCCCGCCCCCCGGCGAGTGAAGTCCAAAAAATACCGCCGACCAGGTTATATTGAGTAATAATTGCACGACAAACAACGCTAGCGCCAGCCGCTGGGCTTGACGCTGCTCGCTTATTAAAAGGCGATACAACGCAATAGCCATTAAGAAATATAACACATTCCACACCGGAGCAAATACCCAGTTTGGCGGCGAAACCTCCGGCTTAACTAGCTGCGCATACCACGTAGTTAGAGAGCTTTGCGTAAACACGCCGCCAATCGCTCCAGCGCCAAAGCAACTGAGCAGGGAAATAATAAACTTAGGAATGCTCTTCACCGCAAGCCCTCCTTCCTCAAAGCAAGCTGCTTCTGCTTGGGTTTACTTGCGAAAGTGAAGTTCAGCGCGAACAACATTCTCCAGACTGCGAAAAATTACATTCGCAATCTCCAATTTGTAAATCGCCATACTAATATCTTCAGCTCCCGTAAAAAATTCCGCAACGCCCGGCAGTTCTTCAATAATTTTCCGACGCACCCTTGCTCTTTCTTCTTCAGGAACCTTCGTTTCGCCTACTAACTTACCTTGCAACCGAAGAACATTGCTGTTTTCATCAACCGCACATAATTCAACCGCATTATTAGCTTCTATCTCTCTTGTTTTTTCGGTATCTGTATAGCTGATGAGCCAAACAGTTCCCTCTTCACTAACAAACGGACGCATAGGCCGCACTCGAGGCACATTGTCATGCGAAGTACCCAAGAAGCATACTTGTTTCTTCAATATCGAAATAATCGTATCGTTAAGCATAGTTTTCTCCTTTGTTAGCATCAGTTTTCCAATGGTTTTTCAATCCTTATCCAGTATGCAAATCCCAGAATTCCCTAATGGACTACATTCTATCTGTCACCTAGCAATCCTTTTTTTATTTTCAGAATAGAAACTCCAGACTTAACACGCCAGTATCTCCATTGCACCACCTTTTCAGATAAAAAAAGGCACCGCCAAGAATCAAAATTCCTGGCGATGTCTACATATTTACTTGGTTTGTAGGACTTTCAATCTTTTCGTCCCACAAACTTTCAGAAACAAGAATCTACAGAGAGTACTAGCTCGCTAAATCCCGCTTATCCCTTTCCAATCAGGCCCTGGCGGAACCCGTTGCAATGTACAACAACGCTTAATGTATACAAGCAATAATTTATCCTCCGGGCAACATTCCTGGCATTTCCGAAAAAGTTTTTCCGCTTGTACAAAATCACCATTTTTATAGAATTCCAGTCCCCTCATAAACAGAGGGGTATTTTCCTTTTTAGCCTGTCTTAATTCCTCCGGATCACCGTCAAATACCTCATATAATTTAATTGGTTGATTTTTGCCTTTAACTTTTACCGCATCAATTTCTCGTATATAAAATGTTTCGGGATGCAATAACCGACAATATACCGGTTCTGAAATCAAAATATCGACACCATACACCTTAGTTGCGCTTTCCAAACGCGCGGCTAAATTTACAGAATCTCCAAGAACGGTAGTCTCCATACGAGCGAACGTTCCCACCGTCCCCAACGTCACACTGCCAAAATGAATACCCGCGCCAATAAGCAAGGGGTCTTCCTCATGCTGCCAACAACCCTGCGGCAATTTTTTCCGCAGTTCAATAATCGCCCGCAATGCATCATCGCTAGCGCCAGGAAAAAGCACCATAATTGCATCACCAATAAATTTGTCAATAAAGCCATTATTAGCCGTGATTATGTCTATAGCTAACTCTAAATAACAGTTAATAAATGTAAACAGCTCAGCATTTCCCATTTTTTCCGAGATTTTGGTAAAAGAACGAATGTCACTAAATAAAATGGTAATTTCCTTTTCGACATGATCACCAGGATAAATTTCTAGTATACTATGTTTTCCTAATATATCTAAGAATGCATACGGCACAAAACTCGCTATAGCCTTTGTTATATTCTCTTCCTGTTGTCGTAATTTTCTTTCAGTCTCTACGGCTTCTCTTTCAAACTCAAATTGTTCCTGTACTTTAGTTGAC
This genomic window from uncultured Anaeromusa sp. contains:
- a CDS encoding C39 family peptidase — translated: MKKRYLFTILLLLTLSLFSPLSNASANSAPSLSAVKNLIHVPLTRQDTDYTCGITALQSVLGYYQIDKRLDMLAAEIKPTSQDGTSYLNMANYAASLGLKVSMRTGMTLEELKKHIDQKEPVLLAIQAWSDTKGSYGSYQSEDGHYVVAVGYDENNVYFMDPSTLGHYTYIPIAEFITRWHDYDSFENTPINRFGLILTKPQTAPYNPEVITPLD
- a CDS encoding C69 family dipeptidase, which gives rise to MVGKEATKDGSVLLAHNEDLANYCAHHYVYAPHAKHLPGETVTLFGGTIVPQPAETYGYSATKIFDKAYSPGDITSGVNEHQVAIANNMSYRREAPATLPIEGRIIWTELTQLALERAKTAREAVEIIGDLVHTYKLGGDSGAMFAVTDVKEGWWVEVTLEGQWAAQRVPDNSFGVRANIFRIGEIDFADSENFKYSADVVSYAQSMGWYKEGEPFHFAKAYAAPEKLNDPYNTRRQWRAEELLSQQPAHLTPVSLIAILRDHYEGTPYDLTNDYKKGSPHQTDERTLCSANTEVSVVCQTRSWLPTEIGAITWRAMATPCTSVFTPWYYGNPTIPEAFKNGTNLYTENSAYWTFRDLSRYADVRYQSVSSAIHKRIALFEQKEFAAQPQWEQEALRLYGQDKQQAIRFLADTTNNLATQSVQLGDALRRQ
- a CDS encoding diguanylate cyclase, which gives rise to MKTKKMADDLYMLISRRLLLFVYLLLFLIAVASFDNLLAFRINSSLDIAERNLLTVQTSIGDASTNAANHLRILQHVAQENFSENRPASLHPLFLALKENPDKKSYSLQTLPAQLKKEDCSYLVGGGTLPDATSSKANEIELALRLNPLLKDIKQQVPSATWIYYYSANYFINMYPFEPQALLWSDEWMTHPLFSETKPDKNPQRLLRWHEVYVDEAGKGLMTSLVSPVFDKQDHFRAMVGIDFTLGSLRQYLSGPGLEIGTPLLVDNHGNVLADPVQDMLAEPKVPQLQDLLPPPLQASASTLLTLPANQYHDIAGWKVFAMDIENTPWRLIFIVDLSSLWWQTLSSMWVEALALFLLLTVLGGVDQRYRLSQNLLMFKAAVDSSIAAIIITDIQSQIQYVNDSFSTMTGYSSQEVSGKKISLLKSGQTPQTTYSNLWNTVLSGKSWKNELLNRKKDGALYWASILISPVTSKHTNRFFIVVMEDITERKSLQERLHALATTDELTGLTNRRHFFEIAKKELARAARYTNPTSVLMLDIDYFKQVNDTAGHAAGDLLLQKFAQHCLSLIRPQDCLSRLGGEEFALLLPETTLEQAWILGERIRKSLEHAQFAVSSNATTTITCSIGAAQKLDTDDTFEALLSRADAALYVAKSNGRNLVCKAPQ
- a CDS encoding 5'-nucleotidase → MAVSLEGKLVIAISSRALFDLDESNKVFEKEGEVAYTEYQIQHENEALAEGVAFPLIKRLLELRHPETGEALVEIILISKNDPNTGLRVFNAIEEYGLGITRAAFTRGRTPYKYLQSFAADLFLSANAEDVKLALANGHASATIYKGAYIEQIEASSEIRIAFDGDAVLFSDEAERVFQADGLAAFKRHETEKSEEPLGAGPFKSFLAALNTLQKIFADQKEKPIRTALVTARDAPAHKRAIKTLRAWGISVDEAFFLGGLDKAAVLESFNPHIFFDDQQTYCVSASKVVPTGHVPSGVKNG
- a CDS encoding TspO/MBR family protein, whose amino-acid sequence is MKSIPKFIISLLSCFGAGAIGGVFTQSSLTTWYAQLVKPEVSPPNWVFAPVWNVLYFLMAIALYRLLISEQRQAQRLALALFVVQLLLNITWSAVFFGLHSPGGGLAVIAFLVLAIGATMFCSRRVSKVATLLLVPYLGWVCFAAYLNYQFWRLN
- a CDS encoding pyridoxamine 5'-phosphate oxidase family protein, translated to MLNDTIISILKKQVCFLGTSHDNVPRVRPMRPFVSEEGTVWLISYTDTEKTREIEANNAVELCAVDENSNVLRLQGKLVGETKVPEEERARVRRKIIEELPGVAEFFTGAEDISMAIYKLEIANVIFRSLENVVRAELHFRK